The nucleotide window TTCCAAAGGACCTGGCCGACTTCATGTATGCTTCACAGGGAGCTTTTTATGCGAAGGGATTCACTACACCAATCACCCATGCTGCCTGGAGAGATAAGCCGGCATTTGCCTGCATCGCAACAGAAGACAAGAGTATTGCTCCGGAAATCCAGCGCGCCATGTACAAACGCTCCAATACAAAAGCTACTGACGTCAAAGGGAGCCATGTGATCTATATGTCTCAGCCACAGGCTGTGGCAACAGTGATTGAAGAAGCAGCAAAAGTGAAAGTGAAATAGCATTTCATCATTTGTCCGATATTAAAGAAAGGCTTGTCAGTTCATCTGACAAGCCTTTTGTCTTTTATGGTATTGTAATATGCCTCCGGGAATCTTTCTCAGGTTTCCGTGAGGTAGTCTGGTAGCACTATTGTTTGGAATATTCAGCGATAAAAGTTGGAAGTCCCCAACTGGCGCTCAGTGCTCCGTAAATGGCCGGTGCTTCAGGTCGTGCATTATCTCCAAGTATTTCCATGAGTACTGCTGTAAAGTTGACTGGGATGATACCTTTATGAACCATTCGGGTGAGCGCCCAGTCCTGGATATCCTTACTCCAGGTGCCGGAAATATCCATTACTGCATAAACCTGATATCCTGCCTCCTGGATGGATAGTGCCGGAAAGGCCAGACATACTTCTACGCTAACGCCTGCCAGTATAATATTCTTTTTTCCGGATGCTTCAATCTGTTTCCTGATAACAGGTTCTTCCCAGGAATTGATGATAGTTCGGTTTACTGGTTTACTTTCCGGAAATATCCTGACAAGGTCCGGCAAAATAGGACCAAAGCCGCCTAATCCCTGAAAAGTAAGGATGGTTGGTATATTCAACATTTTGATCGCATTGGCGAAAGCCAGGAGATTATTCTTCAAAGCCAGGGGCTCCATGCTTTTTACATTCATTAACAGCCCTGGTTGGTGGTCGATCAGCATTACCAGCGAATTGTCAGCTGTAAGTTTATTATTAATGATGTTTGCCATTTTTTTTATTTTATAGTTATTTTTAAAAATGCTTTTCTGAAACATTTATGAACCTCAGATTTCTTTAGTAAAATTAGATCACAGCAATGGCTTGGAAAATAAGAATTCTTAAGAA belongs to Chitinophaga sp. HK235 and includes:
- a CDS encoding isochorismatase family protein, with the translated sequence MANIINNKLTADNSLVMLIDHQPGLLMNVKSMEPLALKNNLLAFANAIKMLNIPTILTFQGLGGFGPILPDLVRIFPESKPVNRTIINSWEEPVIRKQIEASGKKNIILAGVSVEVCLAFPALSIQEAGYQVYAVMDISGTWSKDIQDWALTRMVHKGIIPVNFTAVLMEILGDNARPEAPAIYGALSASWGLPTFIAEYSKQ